TGGGAGTACCTGCCGCACGACTTGCCTCCCTACAAGACCGTCTACGACTACTACGCCATGTGGGAAGCGGACGGCACCACCGAGCAGGTTCACGACCTGCTGCGGGACAAGACCCGCCGCGCGCATGGCCGCAGCCCGGATCCGACGGCGGCCGTGGTGGACGCGCAAAGCGTGAAGACCTCGGGCAATGTCGCGGAGACCAGTCAGGGCATCGACGCCGGCAAGAAGATCAAAGGACGTAAGCGGCACCTGATCACCGACACCCTCGGCCTGGTTCTCGCCGTGATCGTCACGGCTGCTTCGGTGCACGACTCGACTGGCGGCAAGCGACTGCTCGATGAGCTGGCCATCACGCATCCGGGCGTGAGGAAGGTCTGGGCGGACGGCGGCTACCAGACCAGCGTCTTCCAGCATGGCGCGGCCGTCGGGATCGACGTGGAGGTGGTGCAGCGGCCGGCGGCGAAAGGTTTCCAGCCGTTGCCGAAGCGGTGGGTGATCGAGATCTGTCAAGCACAGTGCACTCATGGAGTCTGTTGCCCTGTTGTTTCGGCGGTGTCGGTCCAGATGCGGCGGCTGTACCAGCCGGGCGGACGGGTGCGGCGTTCGCGGAGTTCGGCGAGTTCTCGCTGGTTGGCGTGGGCGATGAGGCGGTGGGGCCAGTGGCTTTCCCGGCGGGTGGTGATCCAGCCGCGGTTGATCCAGGCATAGAGGGTAGAGGTGGTCATGTCCAGCTCGGCGGCCAGGTGCTTGAGCCACCACTCGTTGGGGCCGGGCTCCTCGCCGGGTGGCGCGGGGCGGTGTGGGTGGACACGGCCTGCGGGGCAGGCGAGGCGGCGCATGAGGTCGCGGACGGTGGCTGCTGAGATCCGTTTGCCGCCCTTCGCGGGCCGGAAGCCCTCGGTTTCCAGGCGGTCAGCGATCCCGCTGGCTCCGATGCCCTGGTCTGCGAGTTGGCGGATCCGATCGGTCAGTTGCGGGTAGTAGCTGAGCTGTTCCAGCCGCTGGACAGGGCGGATGACCTCTCCCGCCGTAGTTGTCCCGCCGGCCCAGACGATCGTGACCTTCACCCGCTCGCTGGTGCCGAGCACGGTGACGACGACCTTGTCGACGACCCCGCGGATGATCTCCTTGCGGTCCGCTGCCGTGGTGCTGTGCGCACGCCACAACCCCTCGATGTCGCCGGCCAGAGCCGTGATGGTCTGCCGC
This portion of the Streptomyces sp. NBC_01750 genome encodes:
- a CDS encoding IS5 family transposase, translated to MVVAWLVSVRRPYRSDVSDARWALIEPVFIAWRAARTGPGTAARVHDLREIVNAILYVNRTGIPWEYLPHDLPPYKTVYDYYAMWEADGTTEQVHDLLRDKTRRAHGRSPDPTAAVVDAQSVKTSGNVAETSQGIDAGKKIKGRKRHLITDTLGLVLAVIVTAASVHDSTGGKRLLDELAITHPGVRKVWADGGYQTSVFQHGAAVGIDVEVVQRPAAKGFQPLPKRWVIEICQAQCTHGVCCPVVSAVSVQMRRLYQPGGRVRRSRSSASSRWLAWAMRRWGQWLSRRVVIQPRLIQA